The following nucleotide sequence is from Coffea eugenioides isolate CCC68of chromosome 3, Ceug_1.0, whole genome shotgun sequence.
TATAGGGCGTCCGCCGGCCGGCGAGCGGAAGATTTGCCGAGAGTGACGGCCCCGGAGCTTTTCCTTTTGTCTTTCGTTTTTCTCCCGTCAAAAGGCCTGAGCTTTGAGTTTGAGCATGTGTATTTGGAAACCTTTTTGTGAAGTTTTGTGACGGGTTAAACTAGCACGGACCCTTCCCGGGTAAAAATCTTACTTCGgatcttttctctttttttttctatctttttAATTCCAGAATCAGGTAGGGTTAATGACACTTTGGGGAATACACACTTTACTTCCTTcaactttaaatatatatatggaaAAATGACTTATTTCATCCGTTACATttaacaaaaatattcttttcgtccttcacttttaaaacaaagcaatttggtccctgacatttaaaaattaaacctattacatccctgaacctaattgtcaatttgaatcaaaccatccaataacccagtaataaatttcggagatagaattgatagatcatattcacatgacatttattgaaccaaaaaaaataaaaagtatatCATAAAAGGTcattctttgtcttggaataataggatttcttttttgggtaaatcttttcatgTACCGTTAGTATATACGCTTGTGAGTCTACATGTATatcataaatacaaaatttggtgtttaaatttaaattgaaacgATATGACAAGTACATAAACCcatcagtgtatacaatgacaatgtaggaaagattaattcttcttttttatgttataattttttattttttatttttggtttcattaaatttcacgtgaatatcaagttgagttagtcaagtgatctaccaattatacctccaaaatttgtaattatGTTGATAGATGGTTTGATTCATATTGAAAAttgggttcagggatgtaataacttcagtttttaaatgtcaaggatgaaattgcttcgttttaaaagtgagggacgaaaagaataattttataaaatatgagggatgaaaCCGGTCAtttttcctatatatatatacagatTTATAACATTTTGCCCCCCTGAACTTAGGGGTAGTTACTGTTTACCTCCTTCAAATGTAAATATATACATTTTACCTCATATATACTAGTCaaagttagaaaaaaaaaggagtgcTATGATATTATTACCTTTTTATTCATGAAATTATCTATAtcttagggtctgtttggttggaagtaaaatgttttccttgagaaaatatttttcgtggaagtaattttccatgaaaatcatttccctttcagcattttcaggtgtttggttagcttattgaaaatattttcttatttcatttttctggtgtttgtttaacttttgaaatattttcacttttatctctatctttactttctgcatattataactacatacttcttcccatgcaaaataaaaaaatttatctcattgtttaactttaaaaaatcttggagaaatgtatatatgaataaaaaatatctccttaagcaataaataAATTGCTGttcatttagtgtcaaatatcaatcacatgcaatgcttattatgacatatatcttgcattctcactgctgaaagtttctctagaaaagaatgtccctattatacataattaattactagcataggatgagcaggatgaggtttttttttttttttgaatatactaggggagggttgggtggtacgggggagggagtgtaagggaGAGGTCTTGGAttcgagtcctcctgtttacactaaaaaaaaaaaagaatatactacaagatgttttcagtaagtttggaacatactacaggcgggatgcatgcatttcggaaaacaacttcaataagtttggaagggaagttgttttccataagatgaatgaaaatattttacataggaaaatgttttcagtaacttttgtgcaaccaaacacgggaaattaggaaaatattttcttggaaaacattttcacccgaaacaaacggagcCTTAGTCTTATTTCTTTTCATTACTAATAAATATAATCTTCTCTATTGTATCAACTATAAAacaatatcaaaaaaaaaaagtttacatTTAGTTTATAtccttagaatttttcctatTGGAGGAATATTCACTTTTATGTATGCTTTGTTCAATTTACTATACTTTAAGTCAAACAAAATGGATAAATAATACAATAGTAAGTTAATCacaatttccaattttttttaaaaaagaggtaatactaaaattattttttaaaaagttgtatttattattttagtttttatgtgAACTTTTAGGCTAATATTGTTGTCATTTTTTGTTGATGTATCAtaacaaaattaaatttgatttaatctcCATTTCCTTCTCTAAGTTTAAAAATGAGACGCATCAGCCATTTTTAGCAATTTTGATTAAGAATTTAATATTGgattaatttgaaaaataaaaaagacaataatatttgtttaaaacttaaaataaattaaaataacaaaaaaatattttaaaaaaaaaagaaaaaataagttttgtattatctctttttttaaaaaaatgtatttgtgCTTAATTTAGTGTTGTGTTATCTATCCTTTATGTTTGACTTAAAGTCtaataaaatgaacaaaacatATATAAATACAAACCTTAATCCAAGAAGAAATATTTGAAGGATATAATCTAAATATTAACTTTCTTTAGTTATTTAGTTTGATATTTTTGTCTCATTGATAAGATAGAGAAGATGTAAGTATTTTAGCACTAAAAGGAAATGATATTAAGTTatagataatttcttgaataaaAGGGCAATAATGTTATTAcacttgcttttttttttttttgtatttataacTTTGACTAGTTTTAATGGGGTAAAGTGTGTATATTTAAGGTTGAGTGGGGTAAAGTGTGACAATGCctaagttgttatataattcacattttcctaGTAGACTTTGAAGATTGGTGTCCCTGCATCTGATCCACAAATTTCTTCTTTCGCTCAATCATAAgtttttcccatttttcttcaatctgGATTTGTCCCCTATCAAGATTTCTCATGCATGGCTGCATTCTACCATAGCAAGTGTTTTCCTTGTAGATGGACCAggctagattttttttttttttttgtgttcttGGTACTTAATATCTCGATTCTACTTTCAAAAATTCCTTACGTTGAGGTTGTTTGCATATGGAGTTTGGATTTTTCTTACGCCGAATTTGAAcataattgaaaaagaaaaaagaaaaaagtaatttCTGCTTATAGTTGTATCAAAAATTTGGATATTTGTTCTTTTATTAGAAACTTGCAAATTGTCCTCTTGTTGTGTGTCAAGTACTTCTTGATCTTCAACGGCCTATATATTTTTGCAATTGGAATgctgaaaatgaaatgaatgcaGAAAATTGGGCAGTTTTATGCGATGAACTTGGATCTAGTGGATAGGAGAGTCCTCCTCGCTACCTAATTCAAGGTTCAAATCTTAAACTTGACAGTTGCCggtgggagaaaaaaaaaagtagtttcAGCAAAGTGTACGTGCATTCTGCCAGGTCCTCATGTGGTTTTTGGTTATAAATTTTGCTGGTTTAATCACTGTTAAATTGGCAGCAGTCATGAATTCGGAaatatagtttagttttggttccAAAAATTTACTATCTACGCACTTCAGGTTATCAGAATGAGAAACAATCCCTTACCTAAAAGTAACAAAGTTCATAGGACTGATACTACCATATCGTCACTCAATATTTAACCTTCTACTAATGTTTCTTAGTAGCTATCTTCCTGCTTATGTTTTAAGTTTAATGTTTTGCTCGAGTCAGAGCTGCTATGTTTGGCCTGTTCTATTAGGGTTATCTTCTTTGTTTCTAGGTGAAGCTGAGATGTGGTTTAGGACTGCCAGGCCTGAATACAAGTAAAAAGTTGTGCCTCCATTCTTTTGATTCAGAACAGTAATACATGGATGGATGCCCATTTTCTTCACATATGATGACTTTGTAGACAGATTACATGGTTATTACCATcttgaaaaataatttattgCATCAAATTTAGGGTTCCAACTTATAAGGTCATTTGTAGATCTTGATAGACAGAAAATATGGAGAATTATGGTCTTCCGTTATTGGGTAAAGGCTTGCACTGGCAGTCAGGGGCGGATTTATGTTGGGGCACGGGCCTTCACTGTCTCccttaaatttttataatacccataaaaatttaatataattttaaatgTGTCCCCCGGAGTTTTGTGTATCCATTGATTTATATGCTCCTAAAGTTGCCTTTGATTTTACCTGTTGTTACAACTACCgtaaaaagggttttttcagTTATGAATATAGTGAAGAATAGGTTACGAAATAGAATGGAAGACACTTGGAtgaataattatttagttacttatattgagaaaaatatacttcGTAAAGTTTAAAATGAAAAGGTTGTAAACCATTGTCAAAATATGAAAACTTGTCATGAGCAATTGTAAATGGTTTAGTTtgctttttgaaataaaattattattacattaataattttgagtttgtctttttatatttttcattgAATATATGTATCATTTGTACTTATTTGTACTTGTAggtgaatattttttttcttaaaaaactagaaaaagaataggtaaaaaattttagaattgtTTTTGCCCCCACTGAAAATTTTTTCCAGCTCCGCCACTGCTGGCAGTGCAAGTTGGTAGCACCTTATTCCTATACAGTGTTTAAAACCCCAAAGGAAAATGAATTCTTCAAGTCCATCTCTTGGTATTAGTCAGTCCTCGATTTGTATCCAAAGAATGTCCAGTTTTGTGCATGCAATATTGTTGTTTTACAGTAcctttgcatttttctctttagCCATCATGAATTGTGACCTTGGCATTGTCTCCCTCCCTTGCTTCCTGGAGgtaattatttctttttctttgcacCACCAACTTTGTTTGTGTGGAAGTGATTTGTAGGGAAGCATGGAGCCCCTGGCAACATTATTGCTGAATTTTGGTTTCAAACAAGCATGGAAGATCAGATGTTGCATACTTGTACGCGAATAGGATACACGTGTGAATGAAGGACTTGGAATGCAAAGCAGTCCATAATTGGTGAGAGGAAAACTTTCGTGCTGACCAGCTAGCTAAAATGAGGTTGAAGTTTTCAACAGGGGTGACAACTTTCTTGTGAGCCTCTGTACAGCTAAAAAGAAactttgagaaaatggccaatttcgtctctaatttttttttttggtgttgaTTTAGTTCCTAATTTTTATTTCTGATCCATTTAATACTTGAACTTATTTTGCAGCTCTAATTAAAGACCTTTGCTATAACACCGCTACCTAAAACTGATTTGGCTCCTAATGGACCAACTAAATAGGGATATTATGAGAACGTCACTCATAGGActgtaataaaataaataaattgtaCTAAAAATCACCAGATAAAACTTTTGAATTGTGTAACAAATCACCAAATAAAACTTTTAAAAGTTTAATGTTGTGATTTTCTACatgatttacttgatttattacaGTCTCGTGTGTGATGTTCCCAAAATACCCCTTTTAACTTGGCCAATTAGGAACCAGATTGGTTTTAGGTGGTAACCCTGCTGTGGAGGTTCTTAATTTGGAACTGCAAAATAAGTTCGCATATTACATTGATTAGGaataaaagttagggactaaattggcacTAATGAAAAAGTTTAGGAACTAAACTGACCATTTTCCCAGAATGAACTTTTATTGTGAAATAGGAAATATACTGCAAGGGTTTGTTTAATGCAAGATATGCGAGTATCAGGGATTCAGCCTGATACATATACTTACACCACGTTGAAGGATACATATTGCAAATCTGGTGAATGGATCAAGGCTCATGAACTTTTGTGCAAGACTTAAACCGACTATTGTTACATTTACTGTATAAATGGATTTTGTACATTTGGCATTTTAGAAGATGGTGAAAAGGTGAATTATTCTTGGTCTACTAGCAAGAGAATGAAATTTTTTCATTGCTGGATTAATTGCTAACACCCTTTTTGATAGGAGCCTATTTTGAGCTTGCAGTTTCTATAGTTTATAGGGTTTATGTGTCACCCAAACTTGAACTCAAGAGAAATGATTATTATTTGAAGGCAATGTGTAATcattgataaaaataaatagtgGGGGAATGCGAGTAGCACGACCGGGACTGGTAAGTCCGTCTTTACGGTAAGGTCCGTGTTCGACCTTGCTGTGGTAAAATTGCTGACATCCTTGGGCAGGGCTCTGCTGGCCTTAAGGGGATTTGTCTggtcaaataaagaaaaggttgGGACACCCcctaagtgaaaaaaaaatagtgggGGAATGCCTAACCTGTGGTTAAAATAAATTCCTAATGATGGCAACTCCAAAATTGGTCAACAGATGTACATTTGAGTACTAGCCAACTATTTTTGCTTAACTATCTTAATGCTAGCTATTACATccaattcctttttctttttctttacttaGTAATAAAACCAAGACAAAAAAAGATGGAGTTTAAATTGCCTACATAGAATTAACTGTTTACACATCATAAGATaaattttgaatcattttcaTTCTTATTAATTTAGGATGAATTTTCTTGTTTAGTTTTGTTTTGCATTGTCATTTCCTTTGAATTTCCAATTCGAATTCACTTTCCATTCCCTCACTGGTTTCATCcttccaaccaaaaaaaaaaggtgctgCTAATTACTTTGTAATACAATTGCAAACAAGTGATAGTAAATAACATCATCAAAAGAAAGGGAAATTAACAACACAAAATAGTGGTAGAACCTCAGGAGGATAAGATTTTACTACATTTTCCTGCCCAAGACAGATTagaaaaaaagggtaaaatgctTCATCTGTTGATCATGGATTAATCTTCTTAAAATGCTTCCATCCTCTGTGGAAGCGGGGTCTTGATGACTTGCAAAATTTGCACCACTTCTGCCATGGAAGGCCTACTCGAAGGTATCTGAGAAGTGCAGACAAGGGCTAATTTTAGAACTGGCAAAACCTCATCCTCTGGATAATTCCCCATGCTAGGATCAACACAATCCAACGCATTCCCTTGTTCAAGCAAGACTCTAACATGATCACTCAGAATCATAACATTGTCTTCTCCATACTCTACAGGTCTTCTACCAGTTACTATCTCAAGGATCAGCACTCCAAAGCCGAAGACATCGCATTTTTCATTGACTCGCAAGCTCTGGCATGCTAATTCAGGTGCAACATAGCCTAATGCACTCTGAAATCTGCTGCTTATCACATGTTTATCGAGCTTCGTTAGCAGTCTTGCCAGGCCGAAATCTGATATCTTGGGATTCATATGTTCATCAAGAAGAATGTTGCTAGGCTTTACGTTGTAGTGAATTATTGGTGGACGGattgaatgatgcaaatgagcAAGTCCCTTTGCTGTTCCTAGCACAATCTTGAATCTGGTGGCCCAAGTCAGGGGTGCAGCTGATGGTGGCCTCTCGTGAAGTTTCGCCTGTAAGCTTCCTTCAGGAGCATAATCAGAAACCAGAAGCTGCAACTGAGGAGTCCAGTAGTATCCTCTGAGAGGAATCAGGTTTTGATGCCTCGCTCTGCCTAAAGTTCGGACTTCTCGATCAAAGTCTTCAGGATACTCCACTATATTTGATGTCACCAGTTTCTTGATAGCTACAACCTTTCCTTCCCCACCCAATGAAGCCTTGTAAACGGTTCCGAAGACTCCTCCCCCGATTTCGGCTGCCTTGTTCAGTATTGATTCAAGACTAGAGCTAATCCAATCTGGAGAAGATTTTGAGTCGAACAAAATGAGCTTCCCTGCGGCTACACTGCCAGActttgttgaacttgagcaCATGCTTTCTAGAGCGTTATCAACGAAGGCAAGTTTTCTTCTAGCAGAAGCATTAATTAAAGTTATAACCATCACACCAACAGCTATCACAGCAGCTGCTGAAATTGCAACAATGGCTGAAACACTGAGGAATCTGTGATGCCTAAAACTTCTTGTACTTCTTGAAGGCTCATCGTCTTGGTTCTGATCACCTCCATGATTGCCATAAGCATATGGATCAAGAACTAAAGGCTTTGGAACATTCATTTTGCAAGGTCCCCTCAAGAGGGGAGAGCAAATACCCAAATTTCCTTCCAATGCACTCTGATCTAAGTTCTGAAATATGCTCCCAGGCCCAGCAGGAAGTCTACCAATGAGCCTATTGTAGGATATGTTCACTGCAAGAagattttccaattttccaagatCTTGAGGTATCTCTCCACTAAGTTGGTTGAATTCCAGCTTCAGAATCTTGAGCTTCTTCAACAGAGAAACAGATGGGGGTATGGGACCTGTTAAGCTATTGTAGGATAAGCTCCTGCAATAGAGAGTTGTAAAGAATATTCTTATCATTGAAGAAAATATcaggaaataaaaataaaaaaactgaATCTTGGATAGATCAAAGACTTACAACAAGAATAGGGATGAACAATTGCCTATCTCATTTGGAATCGGCCCTGTCAATGAATTTTCATCTAGTTGAAGAATTCGTATGCTTCCGGAATCACATATATCTTCTGGGATTGATCCAGTTAGAGCACTGTTTCGAAGATCTAACACAGTGAGATTCTGGTAGTATCCAATTTCTGGGGGCAGTCTTGACTGAAAACTATTCCATGACAAATTCAAGTATCTTAACTTGGAATACAACCCCATTTCTGCTGGTAAACCTCCTGTTAGATTGTTCCCCGACAAATCTAGCACTTGGAGAGACTCAAACAGTTCACTCGAGCCAGATGGAATTGAACCAGTGAGCTCATTTCTTGACAAATCTAACTCATTCAACTCCATGTCAAACAGGCCTTCTGGAATGCTACCATTGAGGGCATTTCCACTCAACTGGATCACTGAAAGGCTGCCACACAAAGCCATGGACGTGGGAATGTTTCCTGTTAGTCCATTATTCGACAAATCAAGAAACTCCAATGCATTCATTTCACCAATAGACATTGGCAGTGATCCCTGTAAATTGTTGCCTGAGAAGTCCAAATATTCCAGGCTGCTCAGCTTGTTAATCCACTGAGGGAAATCTCCATCCAGAACATTATTTGACAAACTAAAAAAGTTAAGAGCATTGAGTCTCTGAA
It contains:
- the LOC113765403 gene encoding probably inactive leucine-rich repeat receptor-like protein kinase At3g28040, producing the protein MLVGSREVERRMMKFQSPLFLFCFLSIAILGICKAEDSLPLNDDVLGLIVFKSAIYDPFSHLESWSEDDSSPCAWEFIKCNPRNGRVSEVSLDGLGLSGKMGRGLEKLQDLKVLSLSNNNLTGSISPEFALITGLERLNLSQNNLNGNIPSSVANMSSIQFLDLSENSLSGPISDDLFENCQSLRFISLAGNHLEGAFPTTLSRCVNLNHQNMSNNHFSGDPNFKEMFQSLTRLRTLDLSNNELSGQLPFGISAMHNLKELLLQGNHFSGSIPTDIGFCPHLSTLDFSHNLFTGALPESLQRLNALNFFSLSNNVLDGDFPQWINKLSSLEYLDFSGNNLQGSLPMSIGEMNALEFLDLSNNGLTGNIPTSMALCGSLSVIQLSGNALNGSIPEGLFDMELNELDLSRNELTGSIPSGSSELFESLQVLDLSGNNLTGGLPAEMGLYSKLRYLNLSWNSFQSRLPPEIGYYQNLTVLDLRNSALTGSIPEDICDSGSIRILQLDENSLTGPIPNEIGNCSSLFLLSLSYNSLTGPIPPSVSLLKKLKILKLEFNQLSGEIPQDLGKLENLLAVNISYNRLIGRLPAGPGSIFQNLDQSALEGNLGICSPLLRGPCKMNVPKPLVLDPYAYGNHGGDQNQDDEPSRSTRSFRHHRFLSVSAIVAISAAAVIAVGVMVITLINASARRKLAFVDNALESMCSSSTKSGSVAAGKLILFDSKSSPDWISSSLESILNKAAEIGGGVFGTVYKASLGGEGKVVAIKKLVTSNIVEYPEDFDREVRTLGRARHQNLIPLRGYYWTPQLQLLVSDYAPEGSLQAKLHERPPSAAPLTWATRFKIVLGTAKGLAHLHHSIRPPIIHYNVKPSNILLDEHMNPKISDFGLARLLTKLDKHVISSRFQSALGYVAPELACQSLRVNEKCDVFGFGVLILEIVTGRRPVEYGEDNVMILSDHVRVLLEQGNALDCVDPSMGNYPEDEVLPVLKLALVCTSQIPSSRPSMAEVVQILQVIKTPLPQRMEAF